The following nucleotide sequence is from Glycine max cultivar Williams 82 chromosome 9, Glycine_max_v4.0, whole genome shotgun sequence.
GAGAAAGATATGTTGGAGATCCATTATTGATCAgtgatataataaaattaacgtATATAAACGTGAAACAACTGTTATACATCTGTCAATTTTGATGGATTGAGTTTGATCTAAATAATAAGAACTTATATTGGTGTTGAACATGCCCAACATGTACAGTAGCATCATATGCATGCATAAACGAGTAAACACTAGTGTTGCTGGCAATTGACTTCTATTTTTaactatacaaaaaaaaaaaaaatgttggagtAGGACTTCCAAACCAAGTTCCAAAGTCCGTGAAACTTTGTTATCTCACCCTCATTATTGTTTAGGCATAGTATGACAGTAAGATATGGGCGTTCAGTATTGTGGCTACAGAATAAATAATGGCGGGTAGGTTGTCAAATCTTTAATGCAGCAAAAATAGTGAGTTTATGTCCGAATTTTAATTAGCAATTAGCAAGGCACCACAGACAGGTGAATGTCTGCGTGAAGCAAATACTCTACAGTTTTGTAAGAATACAGATAACATCTCGTTCGCACCCTCCAATTTTTCACGTTCTTCATTCAATTTGTTCAGTTATGATTTGATGGAGCAAATAAGGATTAGATCAATAAACTTGGATACTTTATATGGATTATACAGTGCTGGTAATTGCCACCATTATACCTAAAAAAGTTGggttaaattagaaaaaaaagtgttatctAAATTGTGGTAAAcacgaaaaataaaataaagtactaaaaataaaaaataattttacaagaataaaatataaaaaaatattaaattataaggactaaaaagatatttaagctaattataaatttaaggatatatattttttattaattgggaGGAAAGACTCCATCAAATataattagtcaaatttttcaataaaaatatttattgataaaattgataaatacttcacacaaataattttgagttattttaatttaattaaaaattttgagcTTAAATCTTATGAATGTAGTTATATTAAATgttgaaaagaatttttttactattaagtGATTCTAATTAGCTCAAGTAAAAttatctcatatatatataataaatttacaatttatatgtttaattctttacacaattcaaatatattttaagctaattttaattataaaaaaattaaaattacatttaaaattcaaaattataattgcaattctctctttccATTAAGACCTCAAGTTGTTGCACGATTAGATCAatggtaattaaataaaacactACATTTAGAGTTACTATTTGATATGTcactataaaatatttataaattattaaaattatactctttttttcaaacaaaaacagaCCTGCGCAAGAGCAAAGAGCAGGGAGatacaaatctattttattaatttacaataAAGCTAAAAAGAATTGAAACATAACGATAACTTTTTTGTTGAAGTTTAAATTAACCCTTCTTTTAAGGAATGCTGATAGGAAGATATTTTGGTCAAAAGTTTTATGAATGAATATTTAAGCAATAAGGAGGGAGAATAAATTGTTTGAAGCAAGAAGAAAAAAggttattaaaagaaaaaagtgttttCGTACATTATTACcaaattatttaacaattttcttCATTGCTAGGTAAATCATCATCTAGGAATGACGAGCAACATTAATCATAAAATCAACTGCAAGTCGTCTTTCGTGACATATAATCTTCATTTGTTTTCTCAAATGATTTTTCCTAGTGAAATTACATTTAACAGACTTTTGCTATATCTACACTCCTTTTTTGCTAAGTATACTCCTATTTaactttttcaacttttttattatcatatatacTCTCCATACCATAAACATTGATACAGAATTATTATTCCAGAATATACTTTCCATAactatgttttgtttttgacattactaaaattattttttggaatattatttaatgttttagaaAGTACTTTTCGGAATGTTAAAAATCAAAACTGAGTTCTGGAAAGTATTTTTTGGAACAATTGTTTTTTACATCCTAGAAAGTATTTTTTGGAACACTATTTTGTCttctgaaaaatatttttccagaATGTTAAGAAAAACATGCTAAAAAATTCAAGCAAAAAACACTAGGACCATTAAAAAtctaatataaaagaaaaattgtacaATGAAGCAATTGAAGTGGAGAAAACATATAATTGATATGGATAATTCAATCTAAACAAATCTAAGAGGCACTCCACTGCGACAACAGGGAGTTTGGAGGAtgaaaaaaatcctaataataCAACAAAAGGACAACATAACAAGAGATCAAAAGGGATAAATAGAGTGAAAGAGGGGAGGGAGAGGGAGTGTCATGAGAGAAGAAAATGTGTTGTTTCTATGAAAAACGAGGATAAAAGGGGGTATGCCAGGGAGAGAAGATTGTTTTTAAGAAAGGAAGGGTAgtgtacttaaaaaaaaatgggatggATATAACTATTGCAAAGTCCATTTAATAGTGGTTACtggtatttttataaattttagactTCTATCTGACACACAATCAATCTTCTTTCACTAGTAAGATTGACCTATTTAATTTGAGGTAAAATGTTAAATAACGAAATGCACAAAATAAGCATGTGGTTGatgaatacattttaatttaaatacataaacttatcaatatcaattattttggAATAAGTATTTAATTTGTACCAATAAATATAGGCGTAAGTATATATCATACAGAAACTTGCGTTTTCATTAAGAAATGAGATGTTACCCTGATCATATGTAATCAATTTTAATCCTTCAATTCATTTAGTACCGGCCAAAAGCCCCAAAGTAGTAACATAGAAACCAAACTAACCACTTGCCGCATGGGTCACGCAACTAAATTAAATGAACTAATGGACATCCTCCAATATAGAGAATATCTTGTAACCATCCTTTGTCCTTCAATTGGGTGACGCTCAATTTTACCTTCCTAACATCTTAACTCCAAAAATAAAGAATGCCCTTAGGCACTTAAGAGCCTCCCATTTCCCATAGTCATGCCTCACACAAAAGCCACGAAACGCAAATTCTAACTTCACATTCTCAACCCACCCACTCCAAGACATGGCTTCTCCTCGTTCTTGGTTGTCTTTTCATGTCTCATCATTCATAGTGACAATTCTCATTTTTTGCTTGTCACATTGTGCTCTTTGCCTTGATGGACAAACCGTTGTAGACTCTCCTTTGTTAACAGAAAAATTAGGAATCAATCGCACCATCAAAGTAGATATCAATGGCAATGGAGAGTTCAAATCTATCCAAGCTGCCATAGATTCcattcctgaaggaaattctaAATGGGTCATCGTCCATGTTAGAAAAGGAATATACAggtacaaatatattatttataataacctAACCATAACAAGTTAATTGATCATATTTAGGAACTTAACGtgctaaattttatttattttcattttgatcatgTGAAGAGAAAAGGTGCACGTACCACAAAATAAGCCTTATATATTCATGAGAGGGAATGGGAGAGGAAAAACTGCCATAGTTTGGTCTCAGAGCTCTGAAGATAACATAGATTCTGCCACCTTCAAAGTCGAAGCACACGACTTCATTGCCTTTGGAATTAGCTTCAAGGTCAATTCTTTCTATATACTCAAAACTTTGCAACCTTGTGATGGAAAAGGGggttgaaaatgaaataaaatttatcaggagaaaatattttgtgataaaatttaaggaatatgcattgtattttaaatatttttttacatttatccaCATCtagctaaatttttttaacaaagttgTGATAgttattttgttgttattttcattGCAGAATGAGGCACCTACGGGGATTGCATATACCTCGCAAAACCAATCAGTGGCAGCATTTGTGGCAGCAGACAAAGTGGCATTTTATCATTGCGCATTTTACAGTACTCATAATACTCTTTTCGATTACAAAGGTAGACATTACTATGAAAGTTGCTACATTCAAGGCTCAATTGATTTCATATTTGGCCGTGGCAGATCGATCTTCCATGTAAGTTACATGCGTCTTTCATCCATACTTTTCTTAGCATCCATTATTAGGAGTGAATCACACACTGAATACGTTTCTATGTAGAAAGCGGATATATTTGTggtggatgacaaaagggtaaCGATTAAAGGTTCAGTCACAGCTCAAAATAGGGAAAGTGAAGGTGAGATGAGCGGGTTTATCTTCATCAAAGGAAAGGTTTATGGCATTGGAGGGGTGTACCTAGGAAGAGCAAAGGGTCCTTATTCTAGGGTGATTTTTGCTGAGACGTATCTATCTAAGACCATTGTCCCAGAAGGGTGGACCAATTGGAGCTATGATGGTAGCACAAAGTAAGAAAATCACTAATTGAACTTCCTCTTATATTTGTACATAGTATGATTATGTATTTATGTTAATGAgattaatattgattaattgtgtggtaataattgattaaaattgtaGAGATCTATACCATGCGGAGTACGAATGCCATGGACCTGGAGCTTTAACAACGGGACGTGCTCCTTGGTCTAGGCAGCTAACTAAGGAAGAAGTTGCTCCTTTCATATCAATAGATTACATAGATGGCAAGAATTGGTTGCCAGCGTGGGTATAATCGTGTTGTTCTCATGCAAAGCTTTTAGATGGAGAATGAAGGACGTGAGAGACTCTTGAATATGCATTTGGATTGTGTTAGCAGATGCTGCATTGTGTAGTCACTTTGTCATGACACAGCTTGTAATTTATAGTAGTACTTTAGATTTATGCCTAGTTCGCATTTtagattgaattaaaattatcaaagaTCAACCGTTTTTAAGAGTAGGTATCGTTATTGCCTTGTACTTGTCTTCTTTGGCTCTTGTTAATGCTATAAAAGATTATTTGAGTTAAACCAGAAACATGTCATTTCAGGTGcatgtttgttatttttatagacTGTTTTACATTTACAAGTTAATTGTGGCGGTAATGGATTGTGTTCATGTAGAACGCTAactccataataataataataatatgttattattatgtgAAAGCTTAAGATTaacaaaaactcaaatttattcgttaatttatattatacttATACTTGCATCAACATATGGATGCATGAACAtgagtttatttaattaatatatattattgcaCGTTACATCCATGCATGCATGATAGTGCAACATCATATTTTTaggaatatttatttatattaatagccACTGCCACGGGAACTCCCACTTGCATGACCACCTACAACTCCTCCATTGCCGCCACCTTTGCCACCTCCAACACAAGCACTACCACCATGTCCCCCTCCAAAGCCACCACCAACACCTCCACCTTTTCCATCTCCATATCCCCCACCAACTCCTCCTACAGTGCCACTAGCAACACCAGCTCCAAATCCTCCTCCATTGCGACCACCATGTCCACCTCCAATTCCACCAGCTCCTCCTCTGGCACTTCCTCCTCTACCACCTCCATAACCTCCACCAACACCAACTCCTCCTCCACCTCCACCTCCACCATGTCCACCTCCTATGCTGCCTCCAGTACCACCTCCTCCAACTCCACTACCATCACCAGCTCCTCCTCCAATGCCACCACCATCTCCTCCTCCTAAACCCCCACCAGCACCACTTCCACCTCCTCCAACACCACCAACTCCTCCTCCAATACCATCATGTTCACCTCCACCACCTCCTCCAACTACTCCACCACCTAAACCTCCACCAATACCACCTCCTACACCTCTATAGCCTCCACCACCTCCGCCAGCTCCTCCTCCTACACCACTCCCATGTTCATCTCCAAACCCACCACCTGCATCTCCACCACCTTTACCGAAACCTTCTCCGTTGCCAAAACCACCACCTTCAAAGCCCTCGAGtaattcatctttttttactttttggcaTTCTGCTATTACTATCACTAGTAATAAGAACACAAAAAGTATTCCGATACTCTTACGTAATTTGCCCATTACTGAACAATCACAAAAAATCAAACTAGAAATTTTTGCGTTATATATGCTTGCAATTTGAAAGCTAGCAAAGGAGTAGTATTTATAGTGGAAGCCACACTACATGCCATTAATTCACGTTGTTGAGATCTCTCTTTCATTGTGATATTGATGCCTTTCCATAGTATTACTGTCCATCACTTGGCCAAAACAATTCAAACTCGTCTGGAATATGGAgtataagactttttttttccatgcCATTCCTTTTTTGGCACCTAATAATCTATTAATATGTTTATGAAACAACTTTTATATCTGCTAAACTTGTTAGAACACTTAGTTTTTTAAACAAGAAGAACTAATGCTAATAATGCatcacatatttttaaatatatagtaattgttaagtaaaatttatcaaataataaaaataaatataaaatgtgtCATTATTTATCTCTTAATTTAACCAAGATTTTTGGATACTAATTAATGACTTATATCAAATATTGCTGCCGACAATTTTTAATCTGAAAGTGGGATGAAATTTAGTGGCTCTTTATCCATTC
It contains:
- the LOC100792967 gene encoding probable pectinesterase 67 gives rise to the protein MASPRSWLSFHVSSFIVTILIFCLSHCALCLDGQTVVDSPLLTEKLGINRTIKVDINGNGEFKSIQAAIDSIPEGNSKWVIVHVRKGIYREKVHVPQNKPYIFMRGNGRGKTAIVWSQSSEDNIDSATFKVEAHDFIAFGISFKNEAPTGIAYTSQNQSVAAFVAADKVAFYHCAFYSTHNTLFDYKGRHYYESCYIQGSIDFIFGRGRSIFHKADIFVVDDKRVTIKGSVTAQNRESEGEMSGFIFIKGKVYGIGGVYLGRAKGPYSRVIFAETYLSKTIVPEGWTNWSYDGSTKDLYHAEYECHGPGALTTGRAPWSRQLTKEEVAPFISIDYIDGKNWLPAWV
- the LOC102663898 gene encoding glycine-rich cell wall structural protein, whose product is MGKLRKSIGILFVFLLLVIVIAECQKVKKDELLEGFEGGGFGNGEGFGKGGGDAGGGFGDEHGSGVGGGAGGGGGGYRGVGGGIGGGLGGGVVGGGGGGEHDGIGGGVGGVGGGGSGAGGGLGGGDGGGIGGGAGDGSGVGGGGTGGSIGGGHGGGGGGGGVGVGGGYGGGRGGSARGGAGGIGGGHGGRNGGGFGAGVASGTVGGVGGGYGDGKGGGVGGGFGGGHGGSACVGGGKGGGNGGVVGGHASGSSRGSGY